Proteins co-encoded in one Microcebus murinus isolate Inina chromosome 5, M.murinus_Inina_mat1.0, whole genome shotgun sequence genomic window:
- the PBOV1 gene encoding LOW QUALITY PROTEIN: prostate and breast cancer overexpressed gene 1 protein (The sequence of the model RefSeq protein was modified relative to this genomic sequence to represent the inferred CDS: inserted 1 base in 1 codon; substituted 1 base at 1 genomic stop codon), which produces MKSSHSSPYEEQTGLEVCLNIVHILQIIKLKHKYSNFPRSSGILVSEAVLLPFCYQIFXKEEKVTRKQXESIDYFIGQSHHAILPLLQTHLAIQASSTNTYLL; this is translated from the exons ATGAAATCTAGTCATTCCAGCCCCTATGAAGAGCAAACCGGATTG GAGGTATGCCTCAATATTGTTCACATTTTACAGATCATTAAGTTGAAGCACAAATACAGTAATTTCCCTAGGTCATCAGGCATTCTAGTTTCAGAAGCTGTGCTCTTACCATTCTGCtaccaaatattttgaaaagaagaaaaagtaacaaGAAAAC CAGAGTCCATCGATTATTTCATAGGACAGTCACACCATGCCATTCTTCCACTCTTGCAGACACACCTGGCCATTCAAGCTTCCTCAACGAATACCTATCTATTATAA